CCATTTTACACCGTGGACAACCTATCTAATGTACCAGACACATAATATATATTACTGTGGACCTCATGCCTGGCAATAGAACCGGACTGAACAAAAGGTTAAAGAAAGAGGTCATATGCCTGCACTAAAATAACAGGCAAATGAACGAGCTGGTAGGCCATAATATAATTATAAATATAATTATATAATATTATTGAAGGTGAAAAACTTTTCAATTATAACTAAAGTTTTATATACCACCAGTTGTCAAGTTATCTAGTACTAAACCTGAACATCGATGATGTTATCGGTTATGGGAAAGCCGATTCTGGTTTAAGTCTTGATTACAGATCAATGGAGTGAAAACAATGGGAAAGGTAAAAGTAATTGAGTCTTGGCTGGGCGCATGTGCCGGTTGTGAAATATCGGTACTTGACCTTCACGAGACACTGTTGCCCGTTTTAGAGAAAATCGAGTTCGCTTATATCCCGGTTTTAATGGATGTAAAGCACCCGCCAAAGGCGACTGTAGGTATAGTATCCGGTGGTGTCAGGAACAGCGACAACCTCCACGAGCTTCTCGAGATCAGGAAGAACTGCGACATACTTATCGCACTCGGAAGCTGCGCATGCTTCGGCGGAAACCCCGGTCTTGCTAACTTATTCACCACAGAGGAGCTTCTTAGTGAGGTCTACGTGACCACGAAGAGCACTAAGAACGAGATAGGCAGGAACCCGTACATGGACGGTCTCCCGACCATACTGCCCGAAATGAGAGCAGTAGGCGACTACGTCAAGGTAGATGTCATGATCCCGGGCTGCGGACCGAACCCCGCGATGATCGGCGCTGCAATATTATCATTACTCGGCGGCGCACCGTACGAGCTCAGCACGAAGTCTGTATGTGACGAGTGTCCCAGAGAGAAGTCCGAGAGGAACCTCAAGAAGATCCTCAGGCCATTCGAGGGCACCGTGGACGACAAGAAGTGCCTGTTCGAGCAGGGATACCTCTGCAGCGGCTCTGCCACCAGGGCAGGCTGTGGCGCAAGATGCCCCACCGCAGGCGCAGCATGCCGTGGCTGCTTCGGCCCGTGTGAGAACTCCGTAGAGCAGGGTGCAGCGATGATCTCTGCAGTAACATCATGCTACGGTCTCGACGACGATCCGAACACTGACCTCGACGCAATGGTCGCGGACATATACGACCCGATAGGTAACTTCTACAAGTACACCTTACCATCCTCGTTACTGAACAAGAAGGCTATCGAGAAGACAGCAGCTAAGAAATAAGGTGATCACAATGGTAAAACAGATCAAAATCGCACCAGTATCAAGAATTGAAGGCCACGCACAGGTCACGATCGATGTCGATGACAGCGGCAAGGTCAGCGACGCAAGGCTTAACATCATGGAAGTAAGGGGATTCGAGAAGTTCCTCGTCGGCAGGCCGGTAGAAGAGGCCCCCAGGACCGTCACCCAGATCTGCGGTATCTGCCCCGTATCTCACCACCTGGCAGGAGCCAAGGCAGTAGACGCATGCTTCGGTGTTGAGACCGCCCCGACCGCAAAGCTCCTCCGTGAGCTCATGCAGTACGGCCAGTTCATACACTCCCACTCGCTGCACTTCTACTTCCTCGCAGCACCGGACTTCGTGTTCGGCCCGGACGCAAGCCCTGAGCAGAGGAACGTATTCGGCATCATAGCCGCAAACCCTGAGCTCGCCGTACAGGCAGTCAAGTTCAGGAAAGTCGGCCAGCAGATCGTCGAAGCGACCGCAGGCAGGTCCATATCCCCGGTCACCTCAGTTCCGGGAGGCATAACCAAGGGACTTACCCAGGCAGATGTCGACAGGCTCTTACCGATGGCCAAGGAAGCAGTAGAGTTCTCCAAGGCAACTCTCGCACTTGCAAAGCCAATATTCAACCAGTACATAGACGCGATCAAGATCCTCGGCGAAGCAGATTCCATGCACCTCGGTCTTGTCAAGAACGGTAACCTCGAACTGTACGACGGTCAGTTAAGGCTTATCGGCAAGGACGGCGCGACCATCAAGGAATTTGACCCGAAGGACTACCTCAACTACATAGCAGAGTACGTTTACCCGCACTCTTACCTGAAGGCACCGTACTGGAAGGAGATGGGCTGGGAGAACGGCATGTACCGTGTGTCCCCGCTGTCCAGGATAAATGCCTGTGACCAGATCAGCACCCCGCTCGCCAACGCTGAGCTCCAGGAGTTCAGAAAGGCATTCGGCAGGCCGGCACAGCTGACCCTCCTGTACCACTACGCAAGGCTCATTGAACTGTTATACTCGTCTGAGAGAGCAGTCGAGATGCTGTCCGACCCGGCCATCACCGGCAAGGAACTCCGCGTACCAGTCAAGGCACGCGCAGGCACTGGAGTAGGAGTCATTGAGGCACCGAGAGGCACCCTCATGCACGACTACGACACTGATGAGAACGGCATTATCACCAAGGCCAACATCATCGTCGCAACTGCCCACAACAACAAGGCAATGAACGTAGGCCTGAAGAACACCGCCCAGAAGATCATCGACACCCCGACCCCGGCAGAGGGTATCCTCAACAGGATGGAAATGGTCATCAGGGCATACGACCCGTGCTTCTCCTGCGCTACCCACACCGTAGCAGGCAAGATGCCCTTAGAGGTCGTTCTTAACACCCCCTCAGGCAAGCAGGTCTTAAGGAGATAAATAAGCTTAATGCGAGCCCGAAAGGGCTTGCGATCTTTTCTTTTTCTTCAGGTTTTTCATTTTACGATCATTATAGTGTACACTTTATCGATGCATAATTTTGAAATAGTTTATACTCTTGGGTAAGCGGAAAGAATGGAAATTCCCAGCTCTCATAGTGATTATTATCATTTTCGGTTAAGAACTGTATTCATAAAAATATAATGTGATAGATATTAGAATGAAAATAATTAAATTAAGCATACTTTGTTACTTAGGATTATTTTCAATATATAACATAATAATATCTGATCAGAATACCTTTTATTAGTTTATTATCGGAAATCTTAAATAAAGTCGGGCTCAACATTCATGAGTATCCGATATGATCAAACACCCGGCTTTGAGCTTATTCACGATAGTGATCATTTTTATGGCTGTAACGATTTCGGGCTGTGCAGGACAGAAAGAAGTACCGCAAAATGATAAAACCCCTGTCGATAAGCCTTATTTAAAAGGCGTGAGCCTCAGTCCTAAAAGCTGGGAACAGGCCGATGTGATGGATTTTCTCGAAAGGACAAAGATGACCGGTGAGATCGTCACATGGGCCGGCGACTGGATAGAATTGTCCAGAGAAGGCGGTACAGGTCCGGAATTTCTGATCTACGGGGCTTCGGAATATGATTATTTACCCGTCGTTCTGGTAAATATATATTCGGGAGACGGCAGCCTCAACAGGCCTTTAGACGATAGCGTCAAAAAAACGTATAAGGAAAGCATAGTCTCGTTCGCGAAAAAGAATAAGCCGGCATATATAGGCATGGGCATAGAGATCAATACGCTATACGAAAGATCCCCCGAGGACTTCGATAAGTTCGTCAGCCTCTTCAACGATTCATATTATGCCATAAAGGCTGTTTCGCCTGACACAAAGATATTCACCGTCTTCCAGCTGGAAAAGATGAAAGGTATCGATAAAAGCTTATTTGCCGGCCCGTGGAATGCCTCCAATGCCCAGTGGGAGCTTTTAGAAAAATTCCCGCAGGCGGACATGATAGCTTTCACAACTTATCCGGGATTAAGGTACAAAGACCCGTCAGAGATACCTTCAGATTACTATACCGAGATCAGGCTTCATACGGAAAAGCCCATAGCGTTCACCGAGACAGGATGGTTCAGCGAAATAGACATTGCCGGCTGGGAAAGCGGCGAGCAGGAGCAGGCAGAGTTCGTCTCGGCTTTTTTCAGGCTCACTGAATCCGTGGACAAAGAATTTGTCATTTGGAGTTTTATGTATGACCAGGACATAGAGGAACCTTTCAAAAGTATGGGTTTGATAAAAAGTAGCGACGGTAAGGAAAAGCTGTCGTGGGATGCCTGGGTAAGGAGCAATGATATTTAAGGACTCTAAGATAACTGCCATATTATTGATAGTCATCATACTGGCCGGCTTTGTGACAGCTGGCGGATGCCTGATGGCAGAACAGGAAAAAACGCTAACAGGAATGCCGCCTGAACAAAATGACATTATTAGTAAGGTTTATAACGGCAGTATAATCATCGGCATCGAGTACGCCATGCCCGGGATGGCGGAGACTTTTTCTGAGCTCGGTGTTGATGCAGTAAAATACTATCCCGATGAGATCTCCTGGGAAAGGATGCAGGAGACCAGGTATTCCCCGATAGATTTTCGGCGCATGGACAGGTTCGTCAGGGAATACCAGGACGCGGGATTCAAGGATTTGGTCATAACCCTAAAGACCGAAGGATCCTGGGCAATAAAAGACCCGATAAGGAACTATTCGCCTAAGCCGGAGAACCTTGACGACTATGAAAAATGGGTCAGGGCCATTGTCGAACGATATGATAAGGACGGGACAGATGATATGCCAGGCCTGAAAGAGCCCGTAATGTTATATGAGATCGGCAGCCAGTTTTCGGACCTGGAGCCAGAGCCGGCCTACGATTACATCATCATGCTGGAAAGGGCATACAGGGCTGCGCATAATGCGTCAGATGACGTGATAGTGACACATGCGGCATTCATTGTGACGACCGCGTTCAAGGATGACCCGGGCCCTGGCGATTACGAGGCCAGTTTCGACAGCGTTGATAAGCGTATTATGAGCCACTCTTTATCGGACATAAGGAAAGTCCTTGACAGGCCGGATATTTTTGACGCTGTGAACTTTCATGCAGTCGGTGACCCTTACGAGATCGAAAAGACCGTAAAATGGCTTGACTATGAGATGGATCAGAGAGGGTATAAGAAGCCAGTAATTATCGGGGACACCGCCGCTACGCCCTTCATTGCATGGGGTCCGGCCACGGTATGGGATAAAGAGCCGTCCAGGATGGGCATACTGATACCTCCTGCGACAGAAGAGGACCGTTACCGCCTGTCAAAATTTTTCCAGAGGCTGATAGAGGGGGATAAAGATACGAGAAACTGGACACAGAGCTTCGTCGCTTCCGACATGGTGAAAAAGGTCATTGTGGCCTCTGAACAGGACGTTATGCTCATTGATACGGCTTTAATGGAAGATCTCACCTTATTCAAGTCCGAGCTTTACAGGGGAGCTTCCGGAATATCCCCGTGGGGAGGGATGGCGCTGACCAATATAAGCACTTCGGACCAGGAGCGTACGATCATAGAGCTAAGACCGTTATTCTACGCCCTCAAGCAGCTTAATAAGAACATAGGAGATTACACGTCCGTCGAGCGCGTCCCTACTTCTGACGACAGTATCCGCCTCTACAAATACAATAAGGATAACAGGACAGTATGGGTGGCATGGTACGAGCCCGGAAAGCTGTTGCTGCCCGGCGATGAGGTTGCGCCGCAACAGTTACAGGTAGTCACGAACGCCACGAGCATAGTTGTGGAGCGGTCGATCGTCAGGAAAGGGCAGGTATGGCCCGACATGGACATAGTAAAGCCTGAGAACGGCATTGCAGTGATAGACATCGATACGGAGCCTGCATACATCAGAGCGGATGGCACCGTCTACTCTATCGAGGATGTTAAAAAGATAAACTCTGAGCCTGCGACGACATCATCCGCGTTAGTTTTAGGATCATAAGAGTTACCACTAATTTTTAATATTTTGCAATTAAGTATAATATGTGATCGAACTATCATTGCCACTTTTATCGCTATCGGTCCTGACCGGCATTATCATAGGGATCTTTGCCGGCCTGCTTCCGGGCGTCCATGTCAACAATACATCCGCCATACTGCTGGGAATGTCACCTGCCCTGGTGACATCGGGAATGGCAGAACTATATGTTGCAGTGATCATCATAGCCAGCACGATATCCCAGAGCTTCTTCGATATTATTCCGGCGATATTTCTAGGCGCACCGGACGATGCGACGACAATGGCCGTAATGCCGGGACACAGGATGTTACTAGACGGGAAAGGCATAGAGGCGATAAGGCTATCGGCAATGGGCAGCGGCCTCGCCATTCCTATATCATTGTTGCTGCTTGCCCCGCTGGCATATTTCTTCATGTCATATTACGGGACATTACAAAAGAACATGGCAGCAGTACTTATTTTAATCTCGGTCTTCGTACTTCTGTCCAGTAAAGGTCGCGGACCTTTTCCGGACATACGTGACAGGCTCAGGCAGGTATCCTGGGCGTCCATAATATTTCTGACCAGCGGCTTTCTCGGCATTACTGCCTTCATCCTCGAGCCGCTTATCTCCCCGCTGGTGAACATTGGCGCGCCTACCATGCTTTTACCGCTGCTTTCCGGGCTTTTTGGTGCTCCGGCCCTGATGATGAGCTTATGGTCTTCTTCAAATATCCCGAGACAGGCTGACAAAATGATCACTTTACAGGGAAGGGACATCGTGAAAGGCGCGTTGATAGGTACGGCATCAGGTGCCCTGGTCTCATGGTTCCCGGGAGTGAGCGCCGGTGTCGCGACTACCATCACAGGCATATTTTCGGGATCGAGAGATGATGACTCTGATAAAAAGCATATTGTGTCCATATCGGGTGTAAGTACGGCAGGAGCGATATTTTCCCTGGTCGCGCTTTTCGTCATAATGAGACCCAGGAGCGGGGCGGTCGTGGCAGCCCAGGAGCTGCTTGGAGGCGAGATCAACTTCGATACGTTTATTCTGTTCCTGGTGATAATTTGTGCTGCAGGAGTGACCTCCTATCTGCTCATGCTTACGGCAGGCAGCACATTTGCAGGACTATTCTCACGACTCGATTATTCCGGACTGAACAGGACCGTGCTCGTTTTCCTGACTACCATGTGCCTGTTGATGACCGGGACACTGGGATTGATGGTGTTCGTCATATCGACGCTCATAGGAGTAGCCTCGCATATCATCGATGTTAGAAAAACATGCCTTATGGGAGTGTTATTAGTGCCGTGTATACTGTATTTCCTGTGATGCCTTATTTCGGGACTTTCAGAGCTTCTATCTCGGCTACCTTCATCTGTTCAACTTTTTCTGTCAGCGCTTTTAGTATCGAGTCCAGAGTATCGGCATCACCCATGCTCTTGAACGCTATCATCGCTTCCTTTAGGTCGGCGTTTTCTTCCACAGCGCGTTTTAAGAGCTCTACGGTCCTGACGTCGCTGACGAATCTCAGCGCCCACGCAGCTTCGCGGCGCACCCTTTCATCGCTATCCTTCAAGGACAGCAATAATGTCTCTATAGCCCTGGGGTCCTTTAACTCCCCCAGCGCCCAGACAAGTTCCCATTTATACGTACACGTGCCCTCGTTCGCGGCTTTTATGAGAGGCATTACAGCTAGATCCCCTATGCTCACCAGAGCCCACGCGGCTTCACGCCTTACCAGCATGCTCGGGTCGTCCAGGGCCTCTATGAGCGGCGCAACTGCCCTGGGATCTCCCAGCACCCCCAGAGATATCGCCGCCTCGCGCCTTATATTCTCATTTTCATCTTTTAATGAGGGGACCAGTGATGTGGTGGCTCTTACATCCTTAATTTTGCCCAGGTTCATTGCCGCGCTGATACGCAATCCTTCCCCGCCTGTATTCAGCATCGGCGTGATCTGCTCGACCATCCTGAACATCGTGATGGCGGAATTGCTCCTGACATACATGTCATCGTCGTTGAGCGCCCTGGTCAGCGGGCCTATTATCCTGCGAATGAAAACGTCTGCGGCGTTCTCATGCAATTCCATGAGCACTTTTAATAACGGCCCGGTAAGTTCCAGGAACGCATAGATGGCCTTTCTCCTTACATCGTTGTTCTCGTCGTTCAATGCCTTGATCAGCGGGTCGAGGATCACCAGCATTGTGATAGCAGCATTACCGCGGATATCCGGGTCCGTGTCTTTCAAGGCCTTGGTCAGTGCCCCTATTACATACTCGTTAGATATTAGCCTTAGCGCGTCTGATTCCTGAAGCCGCCCTTTTCTCCTCTCGTCCTTTAGCGCCCTGATCAGCGGGCCTATTATCCTGCGAATGACCGCTTCTACGGCGCCTGCGCGGACCTCGTGAAGCACGTTCAGGAGCGGTTCCATCATCCTTACAAAAGCGCCCACGACCGCTGTCCTGACCATGATATTGTCATCGTCCAGTGACCTGATAAGAGGGTCAAGTAACTGAAGCGTGTATATGGCCGCATTTCCGCGCGTGACAAAATCTTCGCTCTTAAGCTGCTTGATGACGGATTCAAAAATGACAGCCAGGGACATCGAAGAGTTATTCCTGACATAATTATCCTCGTCCTTTAACGCCCCTATCAGCGGCATTATTGCCACAGGGTTCCCGATCTCGCCCAGCGCCCATGCCGCTTTAAGCCGCATGTCCGGGTCTTCGTCCTTTAGCGCTTCCAGAAGAGAAGTTATAGAGCCTTTATTTCCAAGTTTTACCAGCGCCCACGCGGCATCCCACCTGACAGCCTGGTCATTATCTTTCAGCGCTTTTACAAGCGGGTCAATAGCCCGAGGATCTCCCAGGTCGCCCAGTGATAATGCTGCCACCTTACGGACCCTGTAATCCTCATCGTTAAGCGCTTCCATCAGGGTGCCGACCGATTCTTTCCCTATATTGTTAAAGGAAATGGCGGCTTCCTGCTGGATCGCCTCATCGCCCTGGCGTATTGCTTCTATAAGCGGCTTTATGGCTCTCGTGTCGCCGATGCTGCCCAGCGCCACTATCGCGGCTTTTCTGAAAATGTCATTTCTGTCCTTCAGGGCTTCTATTAAAGGCTCGACTGCCCTTTTATCGCGTATCTCGCCCAGCGCCCATATAGCGTTAAGCCTGACGAACCGGTTATCGCTTTTCATAGCTTCGATAAGAGCCTCGACCGCCCCTTCATCGCCTATCCTGACGAGTGCCCACGCGGCGTCCCACCGTACGGATTTGTTACTATCCTTGAGAGTCTCGATGAGCGGACCGACCGCCCTCTGGTCGCGGATCTCGCCCAGCGCCCACGCGGAGTTTTGCCTTACCATCTCGTTCTTATCCTTTAAACCGTTAATGAGAGGGATCACTGCTTTTTCTTTAAAATTAATGAACGCTATCACGGCCTCGCGCCTTATCGCCTCATCCCTGTCCTTGAGGGATTGGACCAGCGGGCCTATTGCACGCGCATCATTTATCGTGCCGAGAGCTATAACCACGCTTCTTCGAACCGCGTCATCGCCGTCATTTAAGGTTTCGATCAACGGTTCCACTGCACGACCGTCACCGATGTTTCCAAGAGCCCATGCGGTGTTTTCCCTGACTTCCTCGAATTTGTCTTTCAACACCCGAATAAGAGGAAGCACAGCGCGGGGATCGCCGATCTTTCCGAGAGCCCATGCAGCGTTTTGGCGCACAGCCTCATCCCTGTCCTTCAGCCCTTCGATCAAAGGTTCCACAGCGCGGGGATCGCCGATGCTGCCCAGTGCTATGGCGGAACTTATCCTGAGGCCGCTATATGAGCTTTTTAAAGCTTCGATGAGGGGACCGACCACTCGTGTATCGCCGATGCAGCCAAGGGCTATCGCGGCCTCTCTCCTGATGTCAGCATCCTCAAAATTCAACGCCTCGATGAGAGGCCCGATGGCACGGGGATCGCCCGAACTGCCCAGTGCTATTATCGCTTCTATGCGCAACTCCCTGTCTGCCGCGTATTTCAGCTCACGGATGAGCATCTCTACGCCCTTTTCTGTCCGGCCTGCTGACATGATACCTCCGGGACCTTTTATGAATCGTGGTCAGTCGTACTTTTTTCCTCTAAGATAAGTCTATTTTGTCCTGAATTATCATCTATTTTCCGTATAATCTAAAAACTTATATCTAACCTGGTGTTATTAACTTCGATAATATATGGTAAGGATTGCACTCCCCAATAAAGGAAGAGTCTATGAACCCATTATGAATATTTTCGAGCAGGCCGGACTGCATATAATAGACCATTCCGACAGAAGCCTTTTCGCAAAGACCGTCGACGATGAGATCACTCTTCTCTTCGCCAGGTCAAGGGATATCCCCGAATACGTCGAGTACGGGGCAGCGGACATGGGTATCACGGGAGTGGACTTCATTCATGAGTCAGGATGCGACATAGAAGTCTTGCTCGATATGGGAATGGGCAGGGCGGACCTCGTGGTCGCTGTTCCGGACGACTCGGACATAGAAAAGATAGAGGATCTCGAAGGTAAAAAAATAGCCACGGAATTCCCGGAGATCACAAAGAAGTTCTTTTCGTCAAAAGGCATCAACGTGCACGTCGTCGAAGTCTCAGGCGCCACGGAGATAACCCCGCACATAGGGGTCGCTGACGCGATCGTAGACCTCACTTCCAGCGGTACCACGCTGTCCATAAACCACCTTAAGATCATAGCTCACGTGCTCCGCACGACCCAAAAGCTTATAGCCAGCAAAGAAAGCATGGCGAAGGACGGCAGGAAGATATCGGAGATAACGAGGGCGCTGGAAAGCGTGATCGAGGCGAAGGGCAAGAGGTATCTCATGATGAACGTACCGGTATCGTCGCTCGATATGGTGAAGAAAAAGATACCGGGCATGTCAGGGCCGACAGTGATGAAGGTCGAGTCCACGTCACCGATGTGCGCAGTTCATGCGGTCGTGCCTGAAAAAGAGATATATAAACTCATCAACGAGCTAAAGGACGTAGGGGCAAGGGATATTCTCATTGTGCCCATTGAGCGTATCATGCGCTGACAGGATAAATATTAAGTCGTATCGAGTGTTAATGAGAACAATTTATCTTTAAAAAGTATTTAGCAGGGATCATAATGATTGACTGGAGGAAATGGAGACACATCACCAAACTTGACCCGGACAAGCCGATAACTCCAAAGGACGTCGCAGCGATAGTAGATTCTGGCACTGATGCCATCATGGTCTCGGGTACCCAGAACATCACGAAAGAGAACGTAGCGAACTTAGTGGGCATGCTGAAGGAATACAGCATCCCCAAAGTGCTTGAGCCGGCCAACATCGACGGTCTTAGGGATGACCTTGATTTCATTTTCGTGCCGTCGATCATTAATACGGATGTCTCATTCTGGATAATGGGCGCCCATAAGGAATGGGTGCAGCATTATAAAGTGGACTGGGATAGGATCATCCCTGAAGCATACATTGTATTAAATCCCCGCTCTGCGGTAGCGATAGTTACCAAGGCAAAGACCGATATACCTGTAAAAGAGGTCGCTGCATATGCGGAATGCGCGGACAGGTTCTTCCACTTCCCAGTGGTGTACATCGAGTATAGCGGTACTTACGGAGACCCTGCGGTCGTGAAGGCCGTCAAGGAAAAGCTGGATAAGTCCGTCCTGTACTATGGCGGCGGCATAAACTCCAGGGAGAAAGCCGAGGAAATGGCAAAATATGCCGATACCATAATAGTCGGTAACGCGGTCTACGAGAACGGCGGTATCGAAAAGCTTAAAGAAACAGTCGTAAGATAAGCCTATTTATGGCTTATCAAGCTATTTTTACCATTTTTATACAGCCTTAGCCTGTAAGCTATTCCCATGTAGTCTATCGTATGCTCTTTGAACCTTGAGGA
The nucleotide sequence above comes from Methanooceanicella nereidis. Encoded proteins:
- a CDS encoding hydrogenase, yielding MGKVKVIESWLGACAGCEISVLDLHETLLPVLEKIEFAYIPVLMDVKHPPKATVGIVSGGVRNSDNLHELLEIRKNCDILIALGSCACFGGNPGLANLFTTEELLSEVYVTTKSTKNEIGRNPYMDGLPTILPEMRAVGDYVKVDVMIPGCGPNPAMIGAAILSLLGGAPYELSTKSVCDECPREKSERNLKKILRPFEGTVDDKKCLFEQGYLCSGSATRAGCGARCPTAGAACRGCFGPCENSVEQGAAMISAVTSCYGLDDDPNTDLDAMVADIYDPIGNFYKYTLPSSLLNKKAIEKTAAKK
- a CDS encoding Ni/Fe hydrogenase subunit alpha is translated as MVKQIKIAPVSRIEGHAQVTIDVDDSGKVSDARLNIMEVRGFEKFLVGRPVEEAPRTVTQICGICPVSHHLAGAKAVDACFGVETAPTAKLLRELMQYGQFIHSHSLHFYFLAAPDFVFGPDASPEQRNVFGIIAANPELAVQAVKFRKVGQQIVEATAGRSISPVTSVPGGITKGLTQADVDRLLPMAKEAVEFSKATLALAKPIFNQYIDAIKILGEADSMHLGLVKNGNLELYDGQLRLIGKDGATIKEFDPKDYLNYIAEYVYPHSYLKAPYWKEMGWENGMYRVSPLSRINACDQISTPLANAELQEFRKAFGRPAQLTLLYHYARLIELLYSSERAVEMLSDPAITGKELRVPVKARAGTGVGVIEAPRGTLMHDYDTDENGIITKANIIVATAHNNKAMNVGLKNTAQKIIDTPTPAEGILNRMEMVIRAYDPCFSCATHTVAGKMPLEVVLNTPSGKQVLRR
- a CDS encoding tripartite tricarboxylate transporter permease — protein: MIELSLPLLSLSVLTGIIIGIFAGLLPGVHVNNTSAILLGMSPALVTSGMAELYVAVIIIASTISQSFFDIIPAIFLGAPDDATTMAVMPGHRMLLDGKGIEAIRLSAMGSGLAIPISLLLLAPLAYFFMSYYGTLQKNMAAVLILISVFVLLSSKGRGPFPDIRDRLRQVSWASIIFLTSGFLGITAFILEPLISPLVNIGAPTMLLPLLSGLFGAPALMMSLWSSSNIPRQADKMITLQGRDIVKGALIGTASGALVSWFPGVSAGVATTITGIFSGSRDDDSDKKHIVSISGVSTAGAIFSLVALFVIMRPRSGAVVAAQELLGGEINFDTFILFLVIICAAGVTSYLLMLTAGSTFAGLFSRLDYSGLNRTVLVFLTTMCLLMTGTLGLMVFVISTLIGVASHIIDVRKTCLMGVLLVPCILYFL
- a CDS encoding HEAT repeat domain-containing protein, whose product is MSAGRTEKGVEMLIRELKYAADRELRIEAIIALGSSGDPRAIGPLIEALNFEDADIRREAAIALGCIGDTRVVGPLIEALKSSYSGLRISSAIALGSIGDPRAVEPLIEGLKDRDEAVRQNAAWALGKIGDPRAVLPLIRVLKDKFEEVRENTAWALGNIGDGRAVEPLIETLNDGDDAVRRSVVIALGTINDARAIGPLVQSLKDRDEAIRREAVIAFINFKEKAVIPLINGLKDKNEMVRQNSAWALGEIRDQRAVGPLIETLKDSNKSVRWDAAWALVRIGDEGAVEALIEAMKSDNRFVRLNAIWALGEIRDKRAVEPLIEALKDRNDIFRKAAIVALGSIGDTRAIKPLIEAIRQGDEAIQQEAAISFNNIGKESVGTLMEALNDEDYRVRKVAALSLGDLGDPRAIDPLVKALKDNDQAVRWDAAWALVKLGNKGSITSLLEALKDEDPDMRLKAAWALGEIGNPVAIMPLIGALKDEDNYVRNNSSMSLAVIFESVIKQLKSEDFVTRGNAAIYTLQLLDPLIRSLDDDNIMVRTAVVGAFVRMMEPLLNVLHEVRAGAVEAVIRRIIGPLIRALKDERRKGRLQESDALRLISNEYVIGALTKALKDTDPDIRGNAAITMLVILDPLIKALNDENNDVRRKAIYAFLELTGPLLKVLMELHENAADVFIRRIIGPLTRALNDDDMYVRSNSAITMFRMVEQITPMLNTGGEGLRISAAMNLGKIKDVRATTSLVPSLKDENENIRREAAISLGVLGDPRAVAPLIEALDDPSMLVRREAAWALVSIGDLAVMPLIKAANEGTCTYKWELVWALGELKDPRAIETLLLSLKDSDERVRREAAWALRFVSDVRTVELLKRAVEENADLKEAMIAFKSMGDADTLDSILKALTEKVEQMKVAEIEALKVPK
- the hisG gene encoding ATP phosphoribosyltransferase; translation: MVRIALPNKGRVYEPIMNIFEQAGLHIIDHSDRSLFAKTVDDEITLLFARSRDIPEYVEYGAADMGITGVDFIHESGCDIEVLLDMGMGRADLVVAVPDDSDIEKIEDLEGKKIATEFPEITKKFFSSKGINVHVVEVSGATEITPHIGVADAIVDLTSSGTTLSINHLKIIAHVLRTTQKLIASKESMAKDGRKISEITRALESVIEAKGKRYLMMNVPVSSLDMVKKKIPGMSGPTVMKVESTSPMCAVHAVVPEKEIYKLINELKDVGARDILIVPIERIMR
- a CDS encoding phosphoglycerol geranylgeranyltransferase → MIDWRKWRHITKLDPDKPITPKDVAAIVDSGTDAIMVSGTQNITKENVANLVGMLKEYSIPKVLEPANIDGLRDDLDFIFVPSIINTDVSFWIMGAHKEWVQHYKVDWDRIIPEAYIVLNPRSAVAIVTKAKTDIPVKEVAAYAECADRFFHFPVVYIEYSGTYGDPAVVKAVKEKLDKSVLYYGGGINSREKAEEMAKYADTIIVGNAVYENGGIEKLKETVVR